From the Anopheles stephensi strain Indian chromosome X, UCI_ANSTEP_V1.0, whole genome shotgun sequence genome, the window ATCGGTCCCCACCAATAGGGAACCCACCACCTGCTAGGCAGCGCAGGTGCCGGTGGGATACCGACGGTAGTATTGGTATAAACACTCGGAACTGACGCACAACAAAAGTTTTCATCAagaatgtttacatttttgttgACATCGGGAGAATCCTCTATAATGCGTCTCCGCTTTCCAGTCGTGAAGGGTCGCGGATCAGGTATACGACTATGAGGCGTGGATGCAGTTTGCAATAGACTAAATCCACTGCACATCTCGGCAATAATTGGGTCGACAAGCTTACCCATAGCTGTGATAGCTGAGGTAAGAGCCGCTTGGAAACCGACCTGAGCACTTATTTCCTTGACCGAGCGGCAGCGCGGATTTTTGAGGACGTTAGTGCATCCAGTGCAACTCCAATGCACATCAACGCAGGACAAAACCGCATCTTTCAGCTCGGACGGCAGTCTGCAGGATGGCAGGATGCATTTTTACTAGCTTACCGAAGCACACCGAAAGCAACATTGGGCCTTTCTAGGTCGCCAGCGGAAGTAATGCTAGGAAGACCAATGCGCATCACGTTAGATTTGCTACGCCCACCGACTCCTGAAAACATGAGTTTGAAAAATCTTACACCGAAGAATGGCAGAAAGTTCCGACCAAAAGATTTAGTGTACGTCAAGCGTTTTTCCCGTAACGGTTGGAGATGGATAGCAGGCACAGTTGTGAAGCAAATCGAGCAGGTCATGTATTCAGTCTGTACAAGTGACCAGAAGGTAGTTAGGAGCCACCTAAACCAGTTGCAAAAGCGTTATGAAAGAGATCTTCAAAATTCGACGGCAGTGACGCACCGAAAACTACCGTTGGATGTATTGTTGGAAAACTGGCACCTAGCACCACATCCATCATTCTCTTCACCGCAATCATCTTTACCACTGCAGCGCAACGACACTGAACAAGTAGCGATCCAAACAGTTCCCCCTCCTCGCATTTCGTCCCAGTCGAACGGTATGTGTGTTTCACGTACCTCTTCAGCAACACACACGCTCCCGACTTATGCAGTTTCATCGCGTCCTTCCGCCCAGGCGCCACGACGGTCTTCTAGGCTAAGAAGACCGCCCGGTCGGTTCGACCTGTACCGTCGGTTCTAAAAAGAGGGGGAGATGGAAGTGAGAATGCGACCAACCACTCACGAACTCTCTCTGCAGTACGGCATGAGCGAACGGAGCCTTTTGTGTCTTCCGTTTTCCCTGAAATTTAGACGCAAAATTCATTCCGCGACGACCATCAACCACATCCGAGTGCGTGCGTTCGAGTGGAAATAATTGCTAAAAACATGGATTCCACGAGCAAAGACCCAGATAAAAGCGACAGCTTCGTCTGGTTTCTGTCACGATGTTTTCAAGACGATCACAAAACCATACCGATACGGGAGAGTTGTCTAACCTTGGGCCGAGGCGATGGCGTGGGGTACCAGATCAGGGTTCACCGATAGATAGCATACGGCGAGCATACCTTAGCGGTTCGCGCAAATGTTTAAGATATCTGCGGCCATCGATAGCGATTCGCATGTACAATTAGCGACTGGCCCAAAATGGATAGCGATTCGCGTGCACACTTTAGTGAATGTCAGAATTCGGCGCGGTTTGAAAATATAGGTTTATATGACCCAGGTTGAGGAGTcgagattggaaaaaaatcgtttaaatttcgttttttatgtaattggaAAGTTGTTGCGCACAAAAGTgatgtgaaaattaatgttcatgattataaagcataaatttattgattttcagcgttggttaaaaaaataataacaaaactatgTGAAACATGAGAAGAACAGCCATGTGGAGAATTCAAACATGGACGTATATACACGAATTCAAAACTGATGCGatctcgaaaaaaaatccgttaaggtaatgaaaatatttagcatATTGGTCCAGCAACCGAAGCGTTCACAGTTTTACCAAGCGATTAACAATCAGAGCATCATTTGCGGTTTCATTATACATTCCttcgttgtttttggttttggcaaTCATCCTTTTAAAGGTACGAATTTCAGCacaattaaaaagtgctaCAACTAGAattctaattgaatttgagTGTTTATTAGGTGTTTGGCTACGATAGGAGCTCTTGCTTGTTGAAGTGCGCCCGTGCAACATTTTTATTGtcggtaaatttgttttattaacgcACCGTGAAAGAATACAGTGAGTATCAATAGCGGTATGTGCTGAAGCAAAACAACTGAGACACACATcgttctttttactttttgcttgcagatatGAATTCCAGCCAAAGCTCTGTACAAGAGGAAAATGCAAGCAGCGCTATGCAAGCACCTCGCCGCCGAAAAACTACCAGCAACGAAGATAGAGAGCGCGTGGTAACGGCGTATGAAAACGGAGCCACTGCAGCTACGATTAgcgaaatgtttaatttgaaaaaaccgACTGTCCATGGTATCatcaaaaaataccaaacccaATGGCAAATCGAGGCAAAGAAGCGTGGTGGCAACAGATCTAAACTATTGTCGCAGCAAGCCGTAAATGATATTCGGAACTGGATCGACGAGGACTGCACGGTGACGCTTAAAGCACTCGCAGAGAAAGTATTCGAACAACACGGTGTTCGAGTTTCGTCCACAACCATAGCGAGGGAAATAAAAGGATTCAACTACTCTCTGAAGATGGTCAAACTGTTACCGGAGCGACGCAACACACCAACGACTGTCGAAGAAAGGAAACATTACGCTACACAATTTTATGAAATTGCGCGCGGAATTCCGGATAATGGATTAATCTATTTAGACGAAGTAGGATTTAACGTCAGTATGCGTACGCTAAAAGGACGATCGCAGAGAGGAACACCGGCCACCATCACCGTTCCACAGTTAAGGACTAGGAACATCTCCATCATTTGTGCTATGCATCGGTACGGCGTGCTGCTTTACACCACACAAACTCGATCCGTAAACCGTGAACGGTTTATACAGTTTATTGAAGAACTAAAGCAAACCCTGCGATCGAAGAACATTAACAGCAGCTACTTCATAATGGATAATGTAGCTTTCCACAAAACACCCGCAGTAAGAGTTGCAATCGGAAATGATAGCGACAAACCTTTATATCTACCACCCTACTCACCATTCCTTAATCCTATTGAAAATCTTTACAGCCAGTGGAAGAATTTTGTGAGGCGaagcaatccttcaaatgagGATCAATTGATGGAAGCGATTCGGAATGGATCCAGGCTAATAACCGCACAGGATTGCGATGGCTACATTTCGAATATGTGGCAATACATGTCCCGTTGTTTGAGGGGCGAAGAAATTTTAGATTAAGTtatgtataaatatatataagaTTAGAAAGGaagattttagttttaatgtGTAACATATTGTACTGACGATTCTTAAAATATATGGATTCCAGCTTTGACTGGAATTCatatctgcaagcaaaaagtaaaaagaacgATGTGTGTCTCAGTTGTTTTGCTTCAGCACATACCGCTATTGATACTCACTGTATTCTTTCACGGTgcgttaataaaacaaatttaccgaCAATAAAAATGTTGCACGGGCGCACTTCAACAAGCAAGAGCTCCTATCGTAGCCAAACACCTAATAAACActcaaattcaattagaatTCTAGTTGtagcactttttaattgtGCTGAAATTCGTACCTTTAAAAGGATGAttgccaaaaccaaaaacaacgaaGGAATGTATAATGAAACCGCAAATGATGCTCTGATTGTTAATCGCTTGGTAAAACTGTGAACGCTTCGGTTGCTGTACCAATatgctaaatattttcattacctgaacggattttttgatgatgatgctctgATTGTTAATCGCTTGGTAAAACTGTGAACGCTTCGGTTGCTGGACCAAtatgcaaaatattttcattacctgaacggatttttttttttcgagatcGCATCAGTTTTGAATTCGTGTATATACGTCCATGTTTGAATTCTCCACATGGCTGTTCTTCTCATGTTTcacatatttttgttattatttttttaaccaacgctgaaaatcataaatttatgctttataatcatgaacattaattttcacatcACTTTTGTGCGCAACAACTTtccaattacataaaaaacgaaatttaaacgattttttccAATCTTGACTCCTCAACCTGGGTCATATAAACCTATATTTTCAAACCGCGCCGAATTCTGACATTCACTAAAGTGTGCACGCGAATCGCTATCCATTTTGGGCCAGTCGCTAATTGTACATGTGAATCGCTATCGATGGCCGCAGATATCTTAAACGTTTGCGCGAACCGCTAAGGTATGCTCGCCGTATGCTATCTATCGGTGAACCCTGTACTGCAGTTGACGAGGAGTGAGTGGAAACGATCTTGGTCGCAAAGATCGTGTCCTCGGCTCGAGGACTTGACATCGGGACGCCACGGCGAACACATGCAAATAAACAAGAAAAGGGCAGTGCCCCATAGCATTTAATAATTTGTGTTCGTGTAGAACTCTCGGCCCGTTTTCTAATATCACACGGACAtaaaaaataggaaatttttaataaacgatttttccatttttgcagGGCGGCTCATAGCAACTTCACATGCGATAAGGACccaagttgttttttttttttgcaccagcTTGCAAAGGTGGTTCAATGAGGTTTCACCTCcctggaaaaaaatattaaaaaatcacatttgtgatattttttaacatttatttCCTTGTGCTTTTGGTGCTGCCGAGAAGCTATGGGTACGCATAAATCAAACCAATGAATGATCAGTCATTCGAAATGATTGATATGTCATTCGATTGCTAAAAGTTGTGCGAACAAGTGTAAAAATGTCTAGCTCCGTAAATATGTGGAACCCGTCCGAATTGTACAAGCGCGTAACGTGTGTTATGATGGTTCGAGCCGGCCATACGAATGCCGAAATTCGGAATGCGGCGATGTGTTCGCTGAACAccgtaaaaacaaaacgcgtACAGCTCGAGGAGTGTGGTGAAGACGTGGATAGTGTTATTGTACGCAAACAGCATAGCAGGCGGTCGGATTGTGTGAGGGCCGACGAGTTCCCGATCCCGGCGTCGGCCTTCGGGCCCTGGCGCGAGACGTCGGCGTGGCCCCGAGCACCGTCAAGGAGGCGTTTAATGAGGACCTGCGGTACGCGTCGTACAAGCGACGTAGGGGACAGCTCATAACAGCGAAAACGCGCGAAAAGCGGCTTGCCAACGCTAAGCGCTTGCTGAGCTGGCTGAAGCACCCGGCGCAGCCAGGCACGTTGTGGTTCTTCTCTGGCGAGAAGAACTTTTGTCAAGGCCAGAATCACAACGTACAGAACAACTGCTGGCTCGCTTACTGTGCTGCTGATTTGCCAAGTGTGCCACAGACGAAGCTTCCTCAGACGGTGATGGTGTTCGGGTGCATCTCGTCGGAGGGAGACGTGATGCCGCCTCACATCTTCCCCCAGAGCCTGCGGCTGAATGCTGACGGGTACATTGACCTGCTGGCCACCGTGGTGAAGCCGTGGATTGAGATGGTGGCCAATGGGCGGCCGTACGTTTGACAGCAGGATTCTGCACCATGCCATACGGCCGTAAAAACACGCCAATGGCTCACTGCCAATTTCGACCGATACACCAGCACCGACGTTTGGCCACCCAGCTCCCCTGACCTTAATCCTATGGATTACTTTGTGTGGAGCACAATCAGGGACGAGCTGCATCTGTCCGTAAGTAGCCGGACTGTTCAACGTCGACTGGTGGAAAACCACCTGATTGGCCGTAGCCCCCGCAAAGTTCCACTGCTAAAACGGTGCCACGTCCAAGCCCGTCTGAGGTGTGCCAACGCGCATTACCCTTGGGTGGGCAATAATGAGACGAAGTGGCGCAATGTACTGTGGTCGGACGAATCCAAGTTTAACTTGGTTGACCATCCAAATAATACCGCGTTCAGGCCACAGTATACTGTGAAAACCGTGTAGCATAGAGGTGGCAACATCATGGTCTGGGATTGCTTTTCGTGGCATGGTATTGGTCCAAAATTTTGGATAACAGATGCACTGGATCAACATCGCTATGTTAAGATATTGCAGAACGTGATGTTGCCACATGCAGAGTCGGGAATGCCATTGAAATGGCAATTCCAGTACGACAACGATCCAAAACACACGTCGCGGGTAGCTCGACAGTTTCTTTTGGATCAGAAAGTTGTCATGAGGGAATGGCCTGCACAATCCCTGACCTGAATCCGATTGATATTCTGTAGAGAATCGTGAAGTCCACGCTTGGTGCTagattaatattattttttaaatcggATTTGAAGAGAGGCcagtttgcatttttataatcaaataattgttttttcgGTACTTTGATTAATTGGATGTCTTTAAGTTCGAACAGCACTGGCAGGTCTGAAATTAGATCATGCATCGTTATTGGTTCCGATAGATCTTGATGGTTTGTTAAACCTAAGTCTAACGTGGAGGGATTGTTATTAggatttgaaggaatgtaGGAAGGTGAGTTGGGATGGTTGATGGAAAATTGTCCTATTTGCAGTTTGTCAAATAAGGTTTTTCCTGCTTGATTGTTGGAGGCACAGTTCCACAAATTGTGACGGGCATTAAAGTCCTGCAAATGAAAAACTTGTTCCTAAGGCTAGTTAATTTCTTAATATCGTGTTTGAATTTGTTCATATTGCCGTTTCCACCGGGGTGATATGCTGCGACAAATGAAATTTGAGATCGACTAGTGTGTATTTTAATGCCAATGGCTTCTATGGTTTTGAGATTAAAGGATGGCAATAACGAATGTTTAAGGTTTTTCTTGATAAGAATTAAAATCCCACCCTAAGGGCCAGATATTCTATCGAGACAGTAAGTataataataagcaatattgaAGGTCATGTCAGGTTTAAGAAAAGTTTCAGTTACTGCGACTACGTCAATACCATGATGGTTAAGAAATCTTGTgaaatctatttttttattggttaTGCTATTTGCATTCCAGTAGGCGACTTTATTGTTTGTTAACTGCTCCATTTATTGATAGCAGTATCTTTGAACTATTGTAAAGATTACCTTGATTTGGTCCTCTTTACTTTTACATCCACGCAAACTATGAAATGTGTCGGAAATGATTTGCACTAGTTCATCTGAGTTGAGAAGGTCAGCGCTGTTAGTTGCGTCTGCATATGACAGAGGTGACTGACCATTTACTCGGGATGGATTAGGATTAGTGTACGTAGTAGGGAATTGACTACGGTTTTGACTACGGGAGGGAAGTGGAGGGAAATCACTGCTAGATAAATTTACCTGTCTTTACATAGTTGCGAACATTGTTCCGTTTTGAGTTTTCGGTTTTGATTTTGTTAGTCGTTTAGGACAACCGCTATAATTGGCTGTATGGTTTCCATCGCAGTTTGCACATTTTAATTTGTGCGTCGGGATCTTGTCTTCGCCAGCTTCTGCAGATAATGGACATGTGGAAGATTTGTGTCCCAAGGAACATTTAATGCACAACGGCGCTCTGTGGCAGTTTTCAGCTCCATGTTTAAATCTTTGGCAATTTTTGTATTGCATAGGACCAGGTTGTCCGGAAAAGTAACGCCAAGAGACAATTTCATGGTTGAGAGCCGtgattgtttttaaaacaCTCATGTCTATTGAGCCTTTGGTGAAGTGCAACAGGTACAATGCCTGCTGGTCATACCGCTGTTGCCTGATGGGTAGCTTTTTTATAGCTAACGGGttgattttttcttgctgtacAAGTTCTTTAAGCTCTTCAGTTGGCATGTCGATTACGCCTTTTAAGACAATTTTGGTCGTTTTATCCTCGTGAAGTTGGTAAGAGTGGATCTCCGTGTTTGTCGATTTTAGCTTTTGGCAAACTGCTTTTAAATCTGCTGTGGTAGTGGTGCGGGCTATAATACCTTTGTAGGTAGTCGCTGTTGTATAGCGCATGACACCAGATGCCATGATCTTCTTGTGGATGTCCGGAACATTAGAGCTGGCGACCGTTATTGGTGGGGGTGCTTGCTCTGGCTTGACGTTGCCGGACGGTTTGGGGCTGGTATGAGTGATGTCGATCTCGTTGTCATCAAGCGATATTAACGATGCGTATGGATTTGCTGCACACTGTTGTATGTTTGGCAGTATTCTGCGTTTCGGCCTGGTAGCAGTTCCCATGGGGATCGGccgctttttattttttgggagCTACGACCCATCGTGGGTAAGCTCGTTATTATCTGTAATCACTTTTTGTTGTCTGTGGTTTAGCACTTTGGTAGCCTCGATTTTTAAGTCTACACGCAGCGGAGGTTGGATAGCGACTGTTGGGGAAAGGCATCCGAAAGTTCAATTTTACTAAAGTATTCGCAAAGAGCTAGTTTTTCAAAAATATCTTCCTGAACTGGCAATGGATGTTCATGCGAATTTAGAGCTGAATTTAGACCAGTGGAGTAGTCGCCGCAGATTCGAATGCTATATATATATAGCAAATATATATAGCAAATagcaaataataattttataattacatacgagCTACGTTACAATTTAAACGCTCTCTTTcaattaatatcctttaaaaaattaattacaaataataagttttttaccggtcattttgtaaatatttttcaagcgttaccccaaacgtttgcgaacgctccagcaatcgtttcaaatttgacttTTCAGTTCAACCcggccatcgtccacttcaacctagcctgtgtctagctcaacttggccatagtccagaaagggcaacagatcgccagttctatctggcaattgtttacttcatcctagccattgcccagaaatggctcgcacttctcggaaaccctgtatcGAGCGCGAATTGAAATCAGAACTAATGTACATGGAACGggcagaaaataaaaacgtatTAAAAAAGTGTTGTACAAAAGGAACAAAGGGCAGTGACAGGAGTGCACAAGTGTTACGGGTGTGGCAATGTTGGACATGAAGCCCGGGACtgttataaacaaaaaatatgttttgaaTGCGGTTGTTTTGGTCACCGCACCGTTTGGCGCTACGGGTTCCAACACGCGGGAAGGAACAcgagaaaaatgttttaagtGTGGTACCGAGGGAAATTTTGCAAGAAACTGCAACAGAGACAGCTACAATGTGATGGGTGGTCAAATCAGAGTGAAAGGTAAAGAACTACCAACAAAGGAAGTGAATATTTGTGGAATACAATACGTTGCTCTGATAGACACGGGGAGCGAGGTGTCTCTAATGCGCAGTGATGTGTTTAGCGAACTCCCGTCCCGGTACCAGGTATGGAATCGGTCAAACCTTACACTT encodes:
- the LOC118513949 gene encoding uncharacterized protein LOC118513949, producing MNSSQSSVQEENASSAMQAPRRRKTTSNEDRERVVTAYENGATAATISEMFNLKKPTVHGIIKKYQTQWQIEAKKRGGNRSKLLSQQAVNDIRNWIDEDCTVTLKALAEKVFEQHGVRVSSTTIAREIKGFNYSLKMVKLLPERRNTPTTVEERKHYATQFYEIARGIPDNGLIYLDEVGFNVSMRTLKGRSQRGTPATITVPQLRTRNISIICAMHRYGVLLYTTQTRSVNRERFIQFIEELKQTLRSKNINSSYFIMDNVAFHKTPAPVEEFCEAKQSFK